The Capillibacterium thermochitinicola genome window below encodes:
- a CDS encoding alpha-amylase, which translates to MRNNRWKKGVLALLLVVVLVLSGQIFAEGDRYPTPEEQNPLILQAFYWEMGTGQYAREYPEEKDLWQLLAKRAPEFADLGITALWLPPAGKGISRYDVGYGVYDPWDLGEFDQKGTIRTKYGTKNELLQAIEALHRNGISVYYDVVLNHRMGADGVENVPLPGGGTLRAYTLFSGMKGRLKYYDKAKKWKWNWQCFDAIDTDASGRYVGATLFAGKAWDNSMDKDYLLGCDVDYENKKVVEETIAWGKWLVNEIGVDGFRLDAVKHIDTDFVKRWLEEVLASTDKKLFVVAEAWFNDVMGLQLYAMQFGGVDIKFFDFPLRRQFELLRDGRLNMAGLARAGFVSRRPDQAVTFVDNHDTFRDGLEQPAPIFNRKCQAYAYILTRESGYPTVFWRDLYNNNIRAEMEKIIRARKHFAYGPGYEGEAKDPNVYAYVRAGLAEVPGTGLVLMISAGESGEVSVERINARQPNQVFYDFTGNIKAEVTTDEEGYGDFMVMNSPDKGWSIWVPKN; encoded by the coding sequence ATGCGCAATAACCGATGGAAGAAAGGAGTACTGGCTCTGCTACTGGTCGTTGTTCTGGTCTTGAGTGGCCAGATCTTTGCGGAAGGGGACAGGTACCCGACGCCGGAAGAGCAGAACCCCCTGATTTTACAAGCATTTTACTGGGAAATGGGCACGGGACAATATGCCCGTGAGTATCCAGAAGAAAAAGATCTGTGGCAGCTTTTGGCGAAGCGCGCACCGGAATTTGCGGATTTGGGAATTACTGCTTTATGGTTGCCCCCGGCGGGGAAAGGTATCAGTCGCTATGATGTGGGGTACGGTGTTTACGACCCCTGGGATTTGGGGGAATTTGACCAGAAAGGCACCATACGGACAAAATACGGGACTAAAAATGAATTGTTGCAGGCGATTGAGGCATTGCATCGTAACGGGATCAGTGTGTATTACGATGTAGTGTTAAATCACCGGATGGGTGCAGACGGGGTCGAGAATGTACCTTTGCCCGGCGGTGGTACCCTGAGAGCTTATACCCTCTTTTCCGGGATGAAGGGCCGGCTGAAGTATTATGACAAGGCAAAAAAATGGAAATGGAACTGGCAATGTTTCGACGCCATTGATACCGATGCCAGTGGCCGTTACGTCGGGGCAACCCTATTTGCCGGAAAGGCCTGGGATAACTCCATGGATAAAGACTACCTGCTCGGGTGTGATGTGGATTACGAGAACAAGAAGGTTGTTGAAGAAACCATTGCCTGGGGTAAATGGCTGGTCAATGAAATTGGGGTCGACGGGTTCCGGCTTGATGCGGTTAAACATATTGATACGGATTTTGTCAAACGCTGGTTGGAAGAGGTATTGGCCAGTACCGACAAGAAACTTTTTGTCGTGGCTGAAGCTTGGTTTAACGATGTAATGGGCCTTCAGCTTTACGCGATGCAGTTCGGCGGAGTTGATATTAAGTTTTTCGACTTTCCACTTCGGAGGCAGTTCGAACTGCTGAGGGATGGGCGCTTGAATATGGCGGGGTTGGCCCGGGCCGGTTTTGTGAGCAGACGGCCAGACCAGGCGGTCACTTTTGTGGATAATCATGATACCTTCCGGGATGGCTTGGAACAACCGGCACCGATTTTCAACCGTAAGTGCCAGGCCTATGCCTATATTTTAACCAGGGAAAGCGGTTACCCGACCGTCTTCTGGCGGGATTTGTACAATAACAATATCCGCGCCGAGATGGAGAAGATTATCCGGGCGCGTAAACACTTCGCCTACGGACCCGGTTATGAAGGCGAGGCCAAAGACCCAAATGTCTATGCCTATGTCCGGGCGGGTTTGGCCGAGGTCCCGGGGACCGGTTTGGTCCTGATGATCAGTGCCGGGGAAAGCGGCGAGGTCAGTGTTGAACGGATCAATGCCCGCCAGCCGAACCAGGTGTTTTACGATTTCACCGGCAACATCAAGGCCGAAGTCACGACCGACGAGGAAGGCTACGGCGATTTCATGGTGATGAACAGTCCGGACAAGGGTTGGTCCATCTGGGTGCCGAAAAATTAA
- a CDS encoding carbohydrate ABC transporter permease has translation MSTIYMGAGQIANGQWLKGVFLILFETFVLIPSIPLLLKNLKGLITLGETPMVDHSLFMMIYGILAAVATVFFIVFYIVNIRDAYIHGIVLERGGKRKGWKESLRSMIDTGFPYLILAPGILCIIFFTFLPMAFNIMIAFTDYDLYHSPPRHILNWVGFKNFVEFLTTASWARTFKEVVTWTVLWATLSTLTTYLLGMIMALILNNPRIKFSKIFRTILILPYAIPSFVSLLIWKGMLNTNFGLINHFLTSVFNIEPIPWLENVFWTRFALILVNLWLGFPYSMMMITGILQGLPNELYEAATVDGATGFQKFRYITLPLVMFSAAPLVIMSFAYNFNNFNVIFLLNDGLPAVFGLQGKAGGSDILISWVYKLTFQSLKFNYAAAMSLIIFLVIVGFSIYNYTRTRSFREEEMLR, from the coding sequence TTGTCAACCATTTACATGGGGGCTGGGCAAATTGCCAATGGGCAATGGCTAAAAGGCGTTTTCCTTATCCTTTTTGAGACTTTTGTGCTGATCCCCAGTATTCCCCTGCTCCTTAAAAATCTAAAGGGTTTAATTACGCTAGGCGAGACTCCCATGGTCGATCATTCTTTGTTTATGATGATCTATGGGATTCTGGCTGCGGTTGCCACCGTCTTTTTTATCGTGTTTTACATCGTGAACATTCGCGATGCTTATATACATGGCATCGTTTTGGAAAGAGGCGGAAAGCGCAAAGGGTGGAAGGAATCCCTGCGCAGTATGATCGATACGGGTTTCCCCTATCTGATTTTGGCCCCGGGTATCCTTTGTATTATCTTTTTTACGTTCTTACCCATGGCGTTCAACATTATGATTGCCTTTACCGATTACGATTTGTATCATTCGCCCCCGCGGCATATTCTAAATTGGGTCGGGTTTAAGAACTTCGTTGAGTTTTTAACGACCGCTTCCTGGGCAAGAACCTTTAAAGAGGTTGTAACCTGGACAGTTCTCTGGGCGACATTGTCCACGCTCACCACATACCTGTTGGGTATGATTATGGCGCTGATTCTCAACAATCCGCGGATTAAGTTCAGTAAGATTTTCCGGACCATTTTGATTTTACCTTATGCCATTCCCTCATTTGTTAGCCTTTTAATCTGGAAAGGAATGCTCAACACCAACTTTGGGCTCATTAATCATTTTTTGACGAGTGTATTTAACATAGAGCCGATTCCGTGGTTGGAAAATGTATTTTGGACACGTTTTGCTTTGATCTTGGTTAACTTATGGTTGGGGTTCCCGTATAGTATGATGATGATCACCGGGATCCTGCAGGGTTTACCCAATGAACTTTACGAAGCGGCTACGGTGGATGGGGCGACCGGTTTTCAAAAATTCCGTTATATTACTTTACCGTTAGTCATGTTTTCGGCAGCACCGTTAGTGATTATGAGTTTTGCCTATAACTTCAACAACTTTAACGTGATCTTCCTCTTGAATGACGGGCTCCCGGCAGTATTCGGCCTGCAAGGTAAAGCCGGCGGCAGTGACATTTTGATTTCTTGGGTCTATAAACTGACCTTCCAGTCGTTAAAGTTTAATTATGCAGCAGCGATGTCCCTGATTATCTTCCTTGTGATTGTCGGCTTCAGTATTTACAACTATACACGGACCAGATCCTTTAGAGAGGAGGAAATGTTGCGGTGA
- a CDS encoding KH domain-containing protein: MKELVELIAKSLVDHVDDVQVRREDTDDTILLEISVNKEDLGKIIGRKGRVIKAIRTLVWASAPADKRVMVELVE; the protein is encoded by the coding sequence TTGAAAGAACTGGTGGAGTTGATCGCCAAATCCTTGGTTGACCACGTGGATGATGTCCAGGTTCGCCGGGAGGATACCGACGACACTATTTTGTTGGAGATTTCGGTCAACAAGGAAGATCTGGGGAAGATCATTGGGCGTAAAGGCCGGGTGATTAAGGCGATCCGGACTTTGGTCTGGGCCAGCGCTCCTGCGGACAAGCGCGTGATGGTGGAATTGGTGGAATGA
- a CDS encoding pullulanase X25 domain-containing protein: MQRKAILLVALVLALTLWAMPALGAYKFEQLPSGKFLVTFTYQTAASEVYLVGQFNDWNTKDPNYKMTKNADGVYEITIELAKGVYEYKFFADGEWKSDPDNPVTVPPFGNSVATISAGSLKGEVAIKGEMNNEFKQVDKGAIAFNNDLKLQLEGTLQEVNDDQATDRFQYMTEFMVENKVKNVEDPFSYQSLYTPGNLYVNKFNLTLLQKYANTSLQGNINDDVNSFDYLGLVDVTTSKDDRDNYNINDTGDSLRLRITPGSGVSNGWDYNLTLAKYAYDITKSSTSSVKKYYTGLNLKKDFTHYLTGAKVGEVGFTGFAYQPVVLGEAKDIALTGAVFGSWEPFDNFTVRAEYAHVPTGDISESLTGAYDYNDQYWKFVFNAYEYPDIADIKPISEIEEVHVVGAFNEGAAAGAWDPADKSYAMTQVADGIWEILIPKTDINANAGYKFIFDADSWDAGHECGQNGHVGSGGSDLYVGQVAEDIPIKQDAQAYMAEVNYRIFDPRRSFQLGSEAYKFDVTVGYKALQNGAYLPIAVNDLYKMRGTGFNKAYLSTYYYPLNNDLKLTFDSYYQTYYEDWDKFGYGANLGFDFPAPVSFLAYVKGNVERHDFKKAEGWIYGDENIIKDNNVREYNRLFLEAKTNPYGWVNYFTGNVQYTNKIADKDLVKLFAEAELLFPIEQIAYLKGNIDYVLGDPQMAEGEERLPRFWVEGKVHHLPVVQDYITHILVNYEYDKGEIKDHSWYGDDDNDWDQRIYGETKFVLPQLPGFEVKVSGESRKLEENKYPADQKVDKDSQYYVARERAFIDWYTFMTIGAGYEFPFGLRIDASLKYDLNHNEIHKYEDDAIKVELTQPIGEYSTLKASYNAKHPDHSSKECISLKLQTLF, from the coding sequence TTGCAAAGAAAAGCTATCCTTTTAGTCGCATTGGTTTTGGCTTTGACCCTATGGGCAATGCCGGCGTTGGGAGCTTACAAGTTTGAGCAGCTTCCCAGCGGTAAATTCCTGGTCACCTTTACATATCAAACTGCGGCCAGTGAAGTTTACCTGGTGGGGCAGTTTAACGACTGGAATACTAAAGATCCTAACTACAAGATGACAAAGAATGCCGACGGTGTTTATGAGATAACCATTGAGTTGGCGAAGGGCGTTTACGAGTATAAATTCTTCGCCGACGGCGAATGGAAGTCGGACCCGGATAACCCGGTCACGGTTCCACCTTTTGGCAACTCCGTGGCGACGATCTCGGCCGGGAGCCTCAAAGGTGAAGTTGCCATCAAAGGCGAGATGAACAACGAGTTTAAACAGGTCGATAAAGGGGCCATCGCCTTTAACAATGACCTGAAGCTTCAATTGGAAGGTACGTTGCAGGAAGTTAATGACGATCAAGCAACCGACCGTTTCCAGTATATGACGGAATTCATGGTCGAAAACAAGGTCAAAAACGTGGAAGATCCCTTTAGCTACCAATCCTTGTATACTCCGGGTAATCTTTATGTGAATAAGTTTAACCTCACACTGCTCCAGAAATATGCCAACACCTCGCTCCAGGGGAACATTAACGACGATGTCAACTCCTTTGATTATCTGGGGCTTGTCGACGTGACAACTAGTAAGGACGACCGGGATAACTACAATATCAATGATACCGGCGACAGCCTCCGGCTCAGAATTACCCCGGGGAGCGGTGTTTCAAACGGTTGGGATTACAATCTGACTTTGGCGAAGTACGCCTATGATATTACCAAATCTTCTACCTCTTCGGTCAAGAAATACTATACTGGCCTCAACCTGAAGAAAGACTTCACCCACTACCTGACCGGTGCGAAGGTAGGTGAGGTTGGTTTCACGGGTTTTGCCTACCAACCGGTTGTGCTCGGTGAAGCAAAAGACATCGCTTTGACCGGTGCGGTCTTTGGTTCTTGGGAACCCTTTGACAACTTCACCGTCCGTGCCGAGTATGCCCATGTGCCGACTGGTGATATCAGCGAAAGTCTCACCGGGGCGTATGACTACAATGATCAATATTGGAAGTTTGTCTTTAATGCCTATGAGTATCCTGACATTGCAGATATTAAACCCATCAGTGAAATTGAAGAAGTCCACGTGGTTGGCGCTTTCAACGAAGGTGCAGCTGCTGGCGCTTGGGATCCGGCGGATAAATCATATGCGATGACTCAAGTTGCCGATGGAATTTGGGAAATCTTAATTCCAAAGACTGATATTAATGCAAACGCTGGTTATAAGTTCATCTTTGATGCCGATTCATGGGATGCCGGTCATGAATGTGGGCAAAACGGACACGTTGGTTCCGGTGGTTCCGACTTGTATGTAGGACAGGTCGCGGAAGATATTCCGATTAAACAGGACGCTCAGGCGTATATGGCCGAGGTTAACTACCGCATCTTTGACCCGCGGCGGAGCTTCCAGCTTGGCAGCGAAGCCTATAAATTCGATGTGACTGTTGGGTACAAAGCCCTGCAGAATGGTGCTTATTTGCCGATTGCGGTGAATGATCTGTACAAAATGAGAGGTACCGGCTTCAACAAAGCCTATCTGAGCACCTATTACTATCCGCTGAACAACGACCTTAAGCTGACTTTCGACAGTTACTATCAAACCTACTATGAAGATTGGGATAAGTTTGGCTATGGTGCTAACCTTGGCTTTGACTTCCCGGCGCCGGTCAGCTTCCTGGCTTACGTTAAAGGTAATGTCGAAAGACACGACTTTAAGAAAGCTGAAGGCTGGATCTATGGTGATGAGAACATTATTAAAGACAATAACGTTCGGGAATACAACCGGTTATTCCTTGAAGCGAAAACCAACCCGTATGGCTGGGTGAACTACTTCACCGGTAATGTCCAGTACACCAACAAGATTGCGGATAAAGATTTAGTCAAACTCTTTGCCGAGGCCGAACTCTTATTCCCGATCGAGCAGATTGCTTACCTGAAGGGTAACATCGACTACGTCCTTGGTGATCCGCAAATGGCCGAAGGAGAAGAGAGACTGCCCAGATTCTGGGTGGAAGGTAAAGTCCATCACCTGCCGGTAGTCCAAGACTATATCACCCACATCCTGGTCAACTACGAGTACGACAAGGGCGAAATTAAAGACCATAGCTGGTACGGCGACGATGATAACGATTGGGACCAGCGGATCTACGGCGAGACCAAGTTTGTCCTGCCGCAGCTGCCCGGCTTCGAAGTAAAGGTTTCGGGTGAATCCCGGAAGCTCGAAGAGAATAAATACCCTGCCGATCAGAAAGTAGATAAAGACTCCCAATATTACGTCGCTAGGGAAAGAGCTTTCATTGACTGGTACACCTTCATGACGATCGGTGCTGGGTACGAGTTCCCATTCGGCCTCCGGATCGACGCGAGCTTGAAGTACGATCTGAACCACAACGAGATTCACAAGTACGAAGATGACGCCATTAAAGTCGAGTTGACTCAGCCTATCGGTGAATACTCGACCTTGAAGGCTAGCTACAACGCGAAACATCCGGACCACAGCTCTAAAGAATGCATCAGCCTGAAGCTGCAAACCCTGTTCTAA
- the rimM gene encoding ribosome maturation factor RimM (Essential for efficient processing of 16S rRNA), protein MSKKHPPYDPWRNPPPGMIAVGEVLTTQGNKGEVKVASFTDTFERWLELERVFVYTDRGQEELFLEKVRAYRGFVVVKFRGIDNISAGEALRGGFLWLPETERPPLPPDRFYIDQVLGLKVETMAGHPLGTVAQVMFTGGNDVYVIRGGEAGEILLPALKSVVRFVDLEAGIMRVELPPGLLDEEEERC, encoded by the coding sequence ATGAGCAAAAAGCATCCCCCCTATGATCCCTGGCGCAATCCGCCGCCGGGCATGATCGCGGTTGGTGAGGTTTTGACCACCCAGGGGAACAAAGGGGAAGTCAAGGTTGCTTCTTTCACCGACACCTTTGAACGCTGGTTGGAACTGGAACGGGTCTTCGTCTATACCGACCGTGGTCAGGAGGAGCTCTTCCTGGAGAAGGTCCGCGCCTACAGAGGTTTTGTGGTGGTCAAGTTTCGCGGGATCGACAATATTTCCGCGGGCGAAGCGCTCCGGGGCGGGTTTTTATGGCTGCCGGAAACAGAAAGGCCGCCGCTGCCACCGGACCGGTTTTACATCGACCAGGTCCTTGGGCTGAAGGTCGAGACGATGGCCGGACACCCCCTGGGTACAGTGGCGCAGGTCATGTTTACCGGTGGGAATGATGTTTATGTCATCCGGGGCGGGGAGGCAGGGGAGATTCTCCTTCCGGCCTTAAAGTCTGTAGTCCGTTTTGTTGACCTGGAGGCGGGGATCATGCGGGTGGAGTTACCGCCCGGACTGTTGGATGAGGAAGAGGAAAGATGTTAA
- the rpsP gene encoding 30S ribosomal protein S16: MVRIRLTRMGAKKRPFYRFVVADSRAPRDGRFIEIIGHYNPIANPTELVVDKEKALYWLGQGAQPSEPVKRLFKKAGVLGTEAVGE, encoded by the coding sequence ATGGTTCGGATTCGGTTAACCCGGATGGGGGCAAAAAAACGTCCTTTTTACCGGTTTGTGGTGGCTGATTCCCGTGCACCGCGGGATGGGAGGTTTATTGAGATTATAGGTCATTATAACCCGATCGCCAACCCGACGGAATTAGTGGTGGATAAGGAAAAAGCCTTGTATTGGTTGGGCCAGGGTGCACAACCGTCGGAGCCTGTGAAAAGGTTATTTAAAAAGGCTGGTGTCCTTGGTACCGAGGCGGTCGGGGAGTGA
- a CDS encoding extracellular solute-binding protein, which yields MKNKKVMLLALLLGLVALIAPTISLSATKLVVWESSGPEEDWVRKMGELYYKETGVQVEVHPVDQLAQSDKLALDGPAGKGADIVVWPHDKLGTTIEQGLLWPLPEEKLDLSKFTPSAVEAMRYQGKLYGLPYAMEALALVYNPDLLPTVPETFDELLEIAKKFNDPKKNQWGFMFDMFDFYYAYGFFGGYGAYVFKNTPNGLDPDDIGLANAGAVQAVKFLKELRDSGLIPEGTTKDVYQGLFIEGRLMAHINGPWAYAQFEEAGAKYAVAPLPKLRNGKYPQTFIGVKGYYISAFSNQKEEALKFIQWLTSKENSFKHYQDTSIIPSREDVLSMPEFQQNKTIQAFAIQATRSIPMPNIPEMREVWDPMANAITFVLRNNQKPEEVLPICVEQIKEGIAMMKR from the coding sequence GTGAAGAACAAAAAGGTTATGCTCCTGGCGCTTCTTTTGGGTCTGGTTGCCTTGATCGCCCCGACCATCAGCCTGAGCGCCACCAAACTGGTTGTTTGGGAAAGCTCCGGCCCGGAGGAGGACTGGGTACGCAAGATGGGCGAGCTCTACTACAAGGAGACGGGGGTCCAGGTCGAAGTCCATCCGGTTGACCAGTTGGCGCAGTCGGATAAATTGGCGTTGGACGGCCCGGCCGGGAAAGGTGCCGACATTGTAGTCTGGCCCCACGACAAACTCGGGACCACTATTGAGCAGGGCCTGCTTTGGCCGTTGCCCGAAGAGAAGCTTGACCTTTCGAAATTCACACCGTCTGCGGTGGAAGCCATGCGCTACCAGGGTAAACTCTATGGTCTGCCCTATGCGATGGAGGCTCTGGCGCTGGTTTATAATCCGGATCTGCTGCCCACGGTTCCGGAGACCTTCGATGAGTTGCTCGAGATCGCGAAGAAATTCAACGACCCCAAGAAAAACCAATGGGGCTTCATGTTTGACATGTTTGATTTCTATTATGCCTATGGCTTCTTTGGCGGATACGGTGCTTATGTCTTCAAAAACACCCCCAACGGTTTAGACCCCGATGATATTGGGTTGGCCAATGCGGGCGCGGTTCAAGCGGTGAAATTCTTGAAAGAATTACGCGATTCCGGGTTAATTCCGGAAGGAACCACGAAAGACGTTTATCAAGGGCTCTTCATCGAAGGCCGGTTGATGGCGCACATTAATGGTCCTTGGGCTTACGCACAATTTGAGGAAGCCGGCGCCAAGTATGCGGTTGCTCCGCTACCGAAACTAAGAAACGGTAAATATCCGCAGACCTTTATCGGGGTGAAAGGTTACTACATAAGTGCCTTTAGTAACCAAAAGGAAGAAGCCTTGAAGTTCATCCAATGGTTAACCAGTAAAGAAAACAGCTTCAAACACTATCAGGATACAAGTATCATTCCCAGCCGGGAAGATGTGTTGAGTATGCCTGAGTTCCAGCAGAACAAGACGATCCAAGCCTTTGCGATCCAAGCTACCCGCAGCATTCCCATGCCGAACATTCCGGAGATGCGCGAGGTTTGGGATCCGATGGCCAATGCAATTACTTTTGTTTTGCGGAACAACCAAAAACCGGAGGAAGTTCTTCCGATTTGTGTTGAGCAGATTAAAGAAGGCATCGCGATGATGAAACGGTAA
- a CDS encoding sugar ABC transporter permease, with protein sequence MNQRMRESISLGVSYLIIFIMILFVLFPVIWTFVSSLNPGDNLYTSEMSFIPKNPSWRHYNKLFKETNFTLWYRNTLKVAVATSVLTVILVTFTAYAFSRLEFYGRKVGLIVMLGLQMFPGIMNMVAMYVLLNLIGLLDTHLGLIIIYAGGSIPYNTWLMKGYMDGITKSLEEAAIIDGASKWAIMWRIIFPLILPMVSVIAIFSFVSPFGDFLFARLVLTTPTNWTLAVGLHDFINARFGQRYTQFAAGSLLAALPITILYLSLQGLLIGGLTKGSVKG encoded by the coding sequence ATAAACCAACGTATGAGAGAAAGTATCAGCCTGGGTGTTTCGTATCTGATCATCTTCATTATGATCCTGTTCGTCCTTTTTCCGGTTATCTGGACGTTTGTCTCCTCTCTAAATCCGGGAGATAACCTGTATACCAGTGAGATGTCGTTTATACCCAAGAATCCAAGTTGGCGCCATTATAACAAATTGTTCAAAGAAACCAATTTTACCCTGTGGTACAGGAATACCCTGAAGGTGGCGGTGGCTACTTCAGTCCTGACGGTGATTTTGGTTACTTTTACCGCATACGCCTTTTCCCGGTTGGAATTTTACGGAAGAAAAGTGGGTTTAATTGTTATGCTTGGCCTTCAGATGTTTCCGGGGATTATGAATATGGTGGCTATGTACGTTCTCCTAAATCTGATCGGGTTGCTCGATACCCATCTGGGCTTAATCATCATCTATGCCGGTGGGTCCATCCCTTACAACACCTGGCTGATGAAGGGTTACATGGATGGGATCACCAAATCGCTGGAAGAGGCGGCGATTATTGACGGAGCGAGCAAATGGGCGATCATGTGGCGGATCATCTTCCCGTTGATCCTGCCGATGGTTTCGGTTATTGCCATTTTCAGCTTTGTTTCGCCCTTTGGTGATTTCCTCTTTGCCCGCCTTGTCTTGACGACCCCGACTAACTGGACGTTGGCGGTTGGGCTTCATGATTTTATCAATGCCCGGTTCGGCCAACGTTACACCCAGTTTGCGGCCGGGTCGCTCTTGGCGGCGTTACCCATTACCATTCTTTACTTATCGCTTCAGGGATTGCTGATTGGCGGGCTAACAAAAGGTTCCGTCAAAGGTTAA
- the ffh gene encoding signal recognition particle protein, with protein MVFSALSEKLQDTFRRLRGKGKLTEKDVDEALREVKLALLEADVNFRVVRNFINRVRERAVGQEVINSLTPGQMVIKIVHQELTGMMGAKAEKLKTSDRPPSVYLLAGLQGAGKTTTAGKLAGYLQKQGRRPLLVAADVYRPAAVKQLEVLGAQLSVPVFSDPGRDPVAIAAAAVEKARQTQRDVVLIDTAGRLHIDEELMGELAAIKAAVNPVEILLVVDAMTGQDAVNVAQNFNEQLGLTGLILTKLDSDTRGGAALSIREITGCPIKFVGSGEKLDGIEVFHPERLASRILGMGDVLTLIEKAEATVEAEQAKALMKKIQKDEFTLEDFLDQMRQVQKMGPLDQILGMLPGLKPKQLQGFVLDEKSMKHIEAIIQSMTPQERRTPQIINASRRRRIAQGSGRPVQEVNRLLNQFEQSKKMMKQLGKIGKGGLPRLPFW; from the coding sequence ATGGTTTTTTCAGCGCTATCGGAAAAACTCCAGGACACTTTCCGCCGTTTGCGCGGGAAGGGGAAACTGACGGAAAAAGATGTAGATGAAGCCTTGCGCGAGGTTAAGCTAGCCCTGCTGGAGGCCGATGTTAACTTTCGGGTCGTTCGAAATTTTATCAACCGGGTACGGGAGCGGGCCGTCGGTCAGGAAGTGATTAATAGTCTGACCCCTGGACAAATGGTGATCAAGATTGTCCATCAGGAACTGACCGGCATGATGGGGGCGAAAGCGGAAAAGCTCAAGACCAGTGACCGTCCACCCTCCGTATATCTCCTCGCCGGTTTGCAGGGGGCGGGGAAGACAACGACCGCCGGAAAACTCGCCGGTTACCTTCAGAAACAGGGGCGACGACCTTTGCTGGTGGCCGCGGACGTCTACCGGCCGGCGGCGGTGAAGCAACTGGAAGTCCTCGGCGCGCAGCTTTCCGTGCCGGTGTTTAGTGACCCCGGACGGGATCCGGTGGCCATTGCCGCCGCGGCCGTGGAGAAGGCCCGCCAAACCCAACGGGATGTCGTCTTAATCGATACGGCCGGCCGTTTGCATATTGACGAAGAACTCATGGGCGAACTGGCCGCGATCAAAGCAGCGGTCAACCCGGTGGAGATTCTGCTGGTGGTTGATGCCATGACCGGGCAGGATGCGGTTAACGTCGCGCAAAACTTCAATGAACAATTGGGCCTGACCGGTTTGATCCTGACCAAGCTGGATAGTGATACTCGTGGCGGGGCCGCCCTTTCGATCCGGGAGATCACCGGCTGTCCCATCAAATTCGTGGGCAGCGGGGAAAAACTGGACGGGATCGAGGTCTTCCATCCGGAGCGGTTGGCCTCCCGCATTCTGGGGATGGGCGATGTTTTAACCCTGATCGAAAAGGCCGAAGCGACGGTCGAAGCCGAGCAGGCGAAGGCCTTGATGAAAAAGATCCAAAAGGACGAGTTTACGTTGGAGGATTTTTTGGACCAGATGCGCCAGGTGCAGAAGATGGGGCCTTTGGACCAAATCCTTGGGATGCTGCCGGGGCTGAAACCCAAACAGTTGCAAGGTTTTGTTCTTGATGAGAAGAGTATGAAACACATTGAGGCGATTATTCAGTCGATGACGCCGCAGGAACGGCGGACACCGCAGATCATCAACGCCAGCCGGCGGCGGCGGATCGCCCAGGGTTCGGGGCGACCGGTGCAGGAAGTTAACCGTTTGCTCAACCAGTTTGAACAGAGTAAAAAAATGATGAAACAACTGGGTAAAATCGGGAAAGGCGGACTGCCCAGGTTGCCGTTTTGGTAA
- the ylxM gene encoding YlxM family DNA-binding protein produces MDDVVRMGLLYDFYGGLLTTKQQKVFGLYYLENLSLAEIAEEVGTTRQAVHDLLQRTEKLLAGWESKLGLVERYLQELDAVQAVKQAVYNLAGVLPADDRAAQALTRVQKALSRLIAVLELEAEGELPASGRTIRE; encoded by the coding sequence ATGGACGACGTAGTGCGGATGGGCCTGCTCTATGATTTTTACGGTGGTTTACTGACCACGAAACAGCAGAAGGTCTTTGGCCTGTATTATCTGGAAAACCTCTCCCTTGCCGAAATTGCGGAGGAAGTCGGCACGACCAGGCAGGCTGTGCATGACCTTTTACAGCGGACGGAAAAGCTCCTTGCCGGCTGGGAAAGTAAATTGGGGCTGGTGGAACGCTATTTACAGGAGTTGGACGCGGTACAAGCAGTTAAGCAAGCCGTATACAACCTGGCCGGCGTCCTCCCGGCCGATGACCGGGCGGCGCAGGCCCTGACGCGGGTGCAAAAAGCCTTGAGCCGTCTCATCGCCGTGTTAGAGCTGGAAGCGGAAGGAGAACTGCCGGCCTCAGGGCGGACCATTAGGGAATAA